AGTGCATTACATAACAACACAATGCAAAGCCCAagattagacaacattgttcGTGAATATACCATAAAACTAGCAAGTTATGAAGACTACTGAGTGAAACGAGGCCACTTTCCTTTTCTCTGGACATCGGGATTCACATCCATCGCTACCTTTGCTCGCTGCGCATGCTCAAGctttctctccctctccttcctatgcgaagcaacacgcctcctttgctcctctttcttgtgctccttttctagagcctcctctctgcgcctcttctccatcatctcttgtcctctgcctcccaccataACAGTTCGGCATCCACTTCTTGTCTttcggcttgatctcagtgtcgatccactgctcaaaatcacagagtggtggaggggtctgcaacaaatgcaattgttacaaaacaaataaatcatgtaagacttcatttgacacaaaataaatattaaacaatattaattcctcaccatcttgttaatgaggcgctgacgaagtgtaggctcaaatgcAAAATTGGCACGCATCCAATATCTCTGCATATGCGTGTCCTCtttatcggacttggctaccttgcaaggatcgtcgcaaaagcacatgggcactggaacaccactaggtagAGGCAacgggtcgaaggcatttccggtcatccggccataactacaattgaatCAAATTTATTCTAAGAACCGCAAGCaatgaacattaaaccctaaacctagggtttttctatttgttgcacatagATGAAAATATAATATAACACGATGATAAGAGATTACCTTTGGTTAATAGCTTTACcatgccttggcatcctaccgttacataatacaaaaaataaaaaaatcacttcaaacattaggtcataacgtatctagggttgcaaaatagacgtaatatataccaaatcaatgcgtaaaatttgataaggggagagaggataccttgctcgcaaagatgtatggatcaaatccaagtTTCCAAGGTCAAATTCGTCGATTCAAGAGATTGGACGTGTCAGGGAGAGGAAGAAACCGAgagggggaggaagaaatgagagcAGCGTCGGCAAGGGAAGCTTGGCTGCGGGTTTTGAATCcatgctcggcgccaagatctgtggcgccgagctcggcgccatgtgtTCTTGCGCCAAGGTACCTGCTACGTGAACGCCACCTTGGATGCCTTGCTATGCACGGTAGGCACCTTAGTGCCAAAAtatgtggcgccgagacgtgttatctCAGCACCATGAGTCCTAGCGCCGACCCAGAGTTCAAAGGTGAGTTTAAGTCTCCCAGAGGCTAAgcgtaaattttttttaaaaaggggccaaattgtaaaaaatacTGATCCCTCAATTTTGCTCTACTACAGTGCCATTTGTGAAGCATGAATAATCGGAGCGATGTCCTGCTCATCTCCGACTCCGAGCTGCCGGACAGGAGGGGAGGAGGTAGGATCCCCGAACTTGCGAAGGAGGTATGGGGAGAGTCCAAGAAGCTGTGGGTGGTCGCCGGCCCGGCCGCATTTCACGAGGCTGACATTCTATGGCATGACCGTGGTCAGCCAGGCCTTTGCCGGGCACATTGGTGACCTCGAGCTCGCCGCCTTCTCCATCGCCACCACCGTCATCTCCGGTCTCAGCTTTGGTTTCTTTGTAAGTACACTTCTTATCTGCTATCCAATTTGGGTTCGTTTACATACACATGAGTTTAAATCGAGCCAAATTTGAATAAAGAAAATTGGGGAGGAATGGGGCTTGCCGGTGTGGAGGTATGTGTACAATTGTGCAATAGTGGATGAATTCGGATACATTTCGCATGCAGGTTGGCATGGCGAGTGCAATGGAGACGCTCTGCGGCCAAGCCTACGGTGCAAAGCAGTACCACATGATGGGCATCTACCTGCAGCGCTCGTGGCTCATCCTCCTCAGCTTCGCCGTGCTCCTTACTCCGACGTACATCTTCAGCGGGCAGCTGCTCACCGCGTTGGGCCAGCCCGCCGAGCTGTCGCGCCGGGCGGGCGTGGTCAGCCTGTACATGCTCCCGCTGCACTTTGTCTACGCCATCATCCTGCCGCTCAACAAGTTCCTGCAGTGCCAGCGCAAGAACTGGGTCGCCGCGGTCACCACGGCCGCGGCGTTCCCCGTGCACGTCGTCGCCACCTGGCTGTTGGTGCACTACTTCCGGCTCGGGGTCTTTGGAGCCGCGATGGCGCTCACCTTGTCCTGGGCACTCGCAACGGTGGGTCTCCTCTCGTATGCCTTCGGCGGCGGGTGCCCGGAGACGTGGAGGGGATTCTCAGCTTCAGCGTTCGTGGACTTGAAGGACTTCATCAAGTTGTCCGCGGCGTCTGGTGTCATGCTCTGGTAAGACTAATACCCCGTTTCGTGGATGATGTCCACGGACCACAGTCCACATTTTACTTACCTTATGGATGATGTCCACATTTTACTTAGCTTATTACATGCATCGCTCATGACTACATGAAGAGGAGGATTGAGGAAGGTGATCTAGCTGCAAAAACGAATAAGTTGTTTACACAAAAATTTTACATCTTTGTATGGCATTTTTGCTTCTGTTTTGCAGCTTGGAAAATTGGTACTACCGGATCTTGGTTTTCCTGACGGGCTATGTGAAGAAGGCTGAACTGGCTGTCGATGCACTGTCCATCTGGTAGAACCACCATTTTCTGGGATTCTTTTACCATACAGGAAATCTCAAATTGGACAATAAACTAAGGAATATAGTAATCTCATGAAGTCACACTATTCTATTGTTTTCTCCCTCCTTAATGAACAGTATAAGTTATGCTGGATGGGAGATGATGATTCATTTGGGATTCTTAGCAGGCACCGGGTAAGCAACCGAACGGCATAATTATTCTTCTACTTACTCTTTATAGTAGTACTGTCCAGAAAGACTTAACAGTCCTCCTAATGTTACAAGGGTGAGGGTGGCTAATGAGCTCGGTGCAGCCAACGGAATAGGAGCGAGATTTGCGACAATTGTGTTGATGACGACATCCTTTCTGATCAGCCTATTCATTAGTTTGCTCATCCTGATTTTCCATGACAAACTCAGAATGGTCTTCTCGTCGAGTCAGGCGGTGATCGAGGCAGTAGACAACATTTCCTTTCTGCTAGCCCTCACCATCCTCCTCAATGGAATCCAACCTGTGCTCTCTGGTATGCCTGTCCAATCCTCCAAAATACCGCATATGTTGTAAGCTTTGTAATGCAATATGGTGGCCAATTTCTTCACTAGTAGGTCTGCCCGTTGTTATTTTTTTTCCTGAAGAAAACAATAGTGACATCTTTGGTTACTGTAATCGCAGGAGTTGCTGTTGGTTCAGGGTGGCAGGCATTGGTTGCTTATGTCAACATTGGGAGCTATTACTTGATTGGTGTTCCTTTCGGTTTTCTGCTAGGATGGGGCTTGCATTATGGGGTTCAAGTATAAGTTGTCATAATGCACTTCTAGCTTGACATTTGTATGCATTCCGCACTTACTTAGCTTGTCGTTTTTGTAGGGAATTTGGGTCGGAATGATCGTTGGCACAATGGTGCAAACTCTAATACTGGCATATATCATTCTACGGTGTGATTGGAATGAGGAGGTTCGATTTTATTCATAACATTGAGCTACAAAATCTCTTTCCTTTTTGCAAACTGAAAATCATAGATCATTCCATGCTTTTTGCCGGTTTTCTAGACTGTGCCACACGTACTGAATTGTTTTGTTTTCTTCAGGCATTGAAAGCTAGTACCCAAATGCGGAGATGAAGCAACTCCAAGTGAGTTAGCCTTCATCCATATGTGGAAGGAGAAGCAAGAAGTGCGGACATAGCTATAAGAGTATCTCTAAAGTATTTCTTAGCTCACTCTCTACATCATTATTTAGAGAGAGCTATTTAAATAAAAATCACTCTCTGTGTGTCTTTTCACACTCTAACAACTTCTCTATATATGCGTATTCTAGAGTTAGATCCACTCTTCATCTTTGGCTAGAGAGAAATCCGAAATACAGGATGACAATATTTGAAGATCCAACTAAAGAAGATGTTTGGGTATATTTTTTTTACCAAGACCTATATTTCTATCAATAAAGAAGGATATAAAGAGGCTCTCGGAGTTGCTCTCAACTATATTAACTAGATGAATTCTCTGTGCGTTGTCGTGGATCTAGAGGTGACTTTCATATATATCTATTATTACATCTATGATTGTAGATATAATCAAAGGGGTGTCATGGCCTGGTCATGTCAGCTTGATTACTATAAGCATCATGAGCATTACATGCATTTTAAGTTTAAGTTTCAAAACTTGCACTTTTCTAGGTTTTGTTGTCGTCTATCGGATAGTCCAATGGTCACCGTCGGACAGTCCAATGGTCACCGTGAACTCCGGTTTTGGACCTTGTTCAGTCTGCCCAGCATGGCACATATCAGACGATCCGATGGTTCCTACCAAACGGTCTGATTGATCACATGACCTGAGACCATGACGGAAGCTTGCAAGCCCGGCGTGGAAAGGGGAAGCAACGTGTTGGCTTCCTTGGTTAGTCAATAAGATAAAGAGAATGTTTTTGGTCGACTCCAACTATAGTCAACTGAAAAGATGTCATCCCCCAAGTCGTCTCCCACATCGTGACAGGGCCGCGACCTCGACCCACCTCCATGGCCGCACCCTCCCTGGCTGACCACACGGCTCCATCCTAAGGTCGGGTCCGCGCGTAAGGAGGCAGGAGGAGTGCGCCCACCACCAGTCAGTGAGAGAAGGGCAAGTTCCATCGCTAAGTCTAGGTATATGCTAGGCGACTCCGTGGTTGAGGAGGACGAGGTAGTCATCGAGTTTTTTGTCCGGTTATGGGCAATCGACTCTCCGCCGCCGCCAGGCAAGCCTAGGGTTCTACCTGCCGCCAAATCCACTACAGACTCCGGCTAGCTATTCTGGATCCGGAA
Above is a genomic segment from Miscanthus floridulus cultivar M001 chromosome 3, ASM1932011v1, whole genome shotgun sequence containing:
- the LOC136546394 gene encoding protein DETOXIFICATION 27-like, with amino-acid sequence MSCSSPTPSCRTGGEEVGSPNLRRRYGESPRSCGWSPARPHFTRLTFYGMTVVSQAFAGHIGDLELAAFSIATTVISGLSFGFFVGMASAMETLCGQAYGAKQYHMMGIYLQRSWLILLSFAVLLTPTYIFSGQLLTALGQPAELSRRAGVVSLYMLPLHFVYAIILPLNKFLQCQRKNWVAAVTTAAAFPVHVVATWLLVHYFRLGVFGAAMALTLSWALATVGLLSYAFGGGCPETWRGFSASAFVDLKDFIKLSAASGVMLCLENWYYRILVFLTGYVKKAELAVDALSICISYAGWEMMIHLGFLAGTGVRVANELGAANGIGARFATIVLMTTSFLISLFISLLILIFHDKLRMVFSSSQAVIEAVDNISFLLALTILLNGIQPVLSGVAVGSGWQALVAYVNIGSYYLIGVPFGFLLGWGLHYGVQGIWVGMIVGTMVQTLILAYIILRCDWNEEALKASTQMRR